One part of the Veillonellaceae bacterium genome encodes these proteins:
- a CDS encoding SMI1/KNR4 family protein: MSSQDYNRAANLINENPNLADFVGGCNETLIKEAEEKLSLLFPQLYKNFLLKYGAGNFGSEEIYGIVKSDFDNSGIPDAIWFTLKQRREISLPSNLLIIYHTGGEEMFCLDFHRRSESLEPAVVSYLIGVEENHQIYNVIANDFGEFLLQRIYLELGMA, encoded by the coding sequence GTGAGTTCACAAGATTATAATAGAGCGGCAAATTTGATAAACGAAAACCCAAATCTGGCTGATTTTGTTGGTGGTTGTAATGAAACATTAATAAAAGAGGCTGAAGAAAAGTTAAGTTTATTATTTCCACAACTATATAAAAATTTTTTACTTAAATATGGTGCAGGTAATTTTGGCTCAGAGGAAATATATGGTATTGTTAAAAGTGACTTTGATAATTCCGGAATTCCGGATGCTATTTGGTTTACGTTAAAGCAAAGAAGAGAAATAAGTTTACCTAGCAATTTGTTGATCATTTATCACACAGGTGGAGAAGAAATGTTTTGTTTGGATTTCCATAGGCGGTCTGAATCATTGGAGCCTGCTGTAGTATCCTATTTGATTGGCGTAGAGGAAAACCATCAAATATATAATGTAATTGCAAATGATTTTGGTGAATTTTTATTGCAAAGAATTTATTTGGAGTTGGGTATGGCATAA